One Lycium barbarum isolate Lr01 chromosome 5, ASM1917538v2, whole genome shotgun sequence genomic window carries:
- the LOC132640509 gene encoding FCS-Like Zinc finger 5-like, producing MVGKRGRPLMRRTTSMSGITVDLMSNGEREPSDHGTTKLLIVDEIKANNNGLYAHDHHDNQHVSSSRYHHRSTSEGLQIETAHFLRTCGLCNRRLAPSRDIYMYRGDTAFCSMECREQQMKNDERKEKSKLILQKKTENHHNYSELPSANSENSSKSKTIAAA from the exons ATGGTAGGTAAGAGGGGACGTCCTTTAATGAGGAGAACAACGAGCATGTCAGGGATCACCGTTGATTTGATGAGCAACGGAGAACGAGAGCCGTCTGATCATGGGACTACTAAGTTGCTAATTGTTGATGAAATTAAAGCTAATAATAATGGATTATATGCTCATGATCATCATGATAATCAACACGTGTCATCATCAAGATACCATCATAGAAGTACAAGTGAAGGTTTACAAATAGAGACAGCTCATTTCTTGAGGACTTGTGGACTTTGTAATCGCCGGTTAGCACCTTCTCGTGATATCTACATGTACCG AGGTGATACTGCATTTTGTAGTATGGAGTGTAGGGAACAACAAATGAAAAATGACGAAAGAAAAGAGAAATCAAAGCTTATCCTTCAAAAGAAGACTGAAAATCATCACAATTACTCAGAATTGCCCTCTGCTAATTCTGAAAATTCTAGCAAGAGTAAAACTATTGCAGCAGCTTGA